Proteins encoded by one window of Streptacidiphilus sp. PB12-B1b:
- a CDS encoding beta-ketoacyl synthase N-terminal-like domain-containing protein, whose translation MLNDIRREAITMMPGGIRVPLRHLCREPDGTTGPAAGASVGAAAGLDEDLLSRLLLVQLEGAGQLSAAAPALLPGSGLRRWLDESVRRLRVRGLLQGSPSRPTPAVPVNSSAAWSEWEDHGAGLQGDAALRAQFTLLDATLRALPGILRGELLATDVMFPNSSMELVERIYRDNPVSDCFNGILADAAAAVVREIVRADPAARVRILEIGAGTGGGSVTVLDRLEPFAAHVETYSYTDLSKSFLMYAEQEYGPRYPYLDYRLFNVEAPPAAQGIAPGSYDLVLATNVLHATRDIRRTLRNAKSALKQHGVLLANELSIHSLFTHLTFGLLEGWWLYEDDELRMPGGPGLSPESWEEALEDEGFGSVSFPARRLHGLGYQVIAADSDGLVRQEVQEVQEAQEAAAPAAAAVVDAPGRWEAPAPPAAAASGEMLEQHVKETVFEQLRLSLKIDQTQIAADDAFMDFGVDSIIGVRLIQEINRALGTDLSTTDLFDHGSVSRLTRHIVDDHDHALRSGAAAPLPAGRPGAPEEQASPPVASRRTTGLDVGRTVAAAPSREPIAVVGMSGRFGGSADVQQLWDHLAQGHDLTEQVTRWDLSRYRPADAQSCERGSFIDGIDRFDPSFFNISGVEAVYMDPQQRLFLEESWKALEDAGHAGSDTRGRRVGVYVGCQESGYAQLFGAEAPPQSMWGNALSAMPARISYHLDLQGPAIAVDTACSSSLVAIHLACQGLWGGETEMALAGGVSVQCTPQFYLLAGRAGMLSPSGRCHTFDDRADGFVPGEGVGVLVLKRLSDALADGDHIRGVISGSGINQDGASNGITAPSAASQERLETSVYDAFGIRPDDIQMVEAHGTGTKLGDPIEYQALKRSFRRYTDRRDYCALGSVKSNLGHTVTAAGVAGAVKVLLSLEHRSIPPRSTSSGRTRTSTCPTAPST comes from the coding sequence ATGCTGAACGACATTCGGCGCGAAGCCATCACGATGATGCCCGGAGGCATCCGGGTCCCCCTGCGCCACCTGTGTCGGGAACCGGACGGAACGACGGGCCCGGCGGCGGGCGCGTCGGTCGGTGCCGCCGCGGGCCTGGACGAGGACCTGCTGAGCCGTCTGCTGCTGGTTCAGCTGGAGGGCGCCGGGCAGTTGTCCGCTGCGGCTCCCGCCCTGCTCCCCGGATCCGGACTGCGGCGCTGGCTGGACGAATCCGTGCGACGGCTGCGCGTTCGCGGACTCCTGCAGGGCTCCCCCTCACGGCCGACCCCGGCGGTGCCGGTGAACAGCTCAGCCGCGTGGTCGGAATGGGAGGACCACGGCGCCGGTCTGCAGGGCGATGCCGCTCTGCGAGCGCAGTTCACGCTGCTCGACGCCACACTGCGGGCGCTGCCGGGCATCCTGCGCGGCGAACTGCTCGCCACCGATGTCATGTTCCCGAACTCGTCGATGGAGCTGGTCGAGCGCATCTACCGGGACAACCCCGTCTCCGACTGTTTCAACGGGATCCTGGCGGACGCCGCGGCCGCCGTGGTGCGGGAGATCGTGCGCGCCGACCCGGCCGCCCGCGTCCGCATCCTGGAGATCGGCGCGGGCACCGGCGGTGGGAGCGTCACCGTCCTCGACAGGCTGGAGCCCTTCGCGGCGCACGTCGAGACGTACTCCTACACCGATCTGTCGAAGTCCTTCCTGATGTACGCGGAGCAGGAGTACGGGCCGCGCTACCCCTATCTGGACTACCGGTTGTTCAACGTCGAGGCGCCGCCGGCGGCGCAGGGCATAGCACCCGGTTCCTATGACCTCGTCCTGGCCACCAACGTGCTGCACGCCACGAGGGACATCCGCCGGACACTGCGCAACGCCAAGAGCGCGCTCAAGCAGCACGGTGTCCTGCTCGCCAATGAGCTGTCCATCCACTCGCTCTTCACACATCTGACGTTCGGCCTCCTCGAAGGGTGGTGGCTGTACGAGGACGACGAGCTGCGCATGCCGGGCGGTCCCGGCCTCTCCCCGGAGTCCTGGGAGGAGGCGCTCGAGGACGAGGGATTCGGCTCCGTGTCCTTCCCGGCGCGGCGGCTGCACGGGCTGGGCTACCAGGTGATCGCCGCAGACAGCGACGGCCTCGTCCGGCAGGAGGTCCAGGAGGTCCAGGAGGCTCAGGAGGCCGCAGCCCCGGCGGCGGCAGCGGTCGTCGACGCCCCCGGCCGGTGGGAGGCCCCGGCGCCCCCGGCGGCTGCGGCCTCCGGCGAGATGCTGGAACAGCACGTCAAGGAGACGGTGTTCGAGCAGCTGAGACTGTCCTTGAAGATCGACCAGACGCAGATCGCCGCGGACGACGCCTTCATGGACTTCGGCGTCGATTCGATCATCGGGGTGCGGCTGATCCAGGAGATCAACCGCGCGCTCGGCACCGACCTCTCCACCACCGACCTCTTCGACCACGGCTCCGTCAGCAGGCTGACGCGGCACATCGTCGACGACCACGACCACGCCCTCCGGAGCGGGGCGGCCGCCCCGCTGCCCGCCGGGCGGCCGGGCGCTCCCGAGGAGCAAGCGTCGCCTCCGGTCGCGTCCCGCCGGACCACCGGGCTTGACGTCGGGCGGACCGTCGCAGCCGCTCCGTCCAGGGAACCCATCGCCGTCGTGGGCATGAGCGGCAGGTTCGGCGGCTCGGCAGACGTCCAGCAGCTCTGGGACCACCTCGCGCAGGGCCACGACCTCACCGAGCAGGTCACCCGCTGGGACCTGTCGCGCTACCGCCCGGCCGATGCTCAGAGCTGCGAACGCGGCAGTTTCATCGACGGAATCGACCGCTTCGACCCGTCCTTCTTCAACATCTCGGGCGTCGAGGCCGTCTACATGGACCCGCAGCAGCGGCTCTTCCTTGAGGAGTCGTGGAAGGCGCTGGAAGACGCCGGCCACGCGGGCTCCGACACCCGGGGGCGGCGCGTCGGCGTGTACGTCGGCTGCCAGGAGAGCGGATACGCGCAGCTGTTCGGCGCCGAGGCGCCTCCGCAGTCCATGTGGGGCAACGCGCTGTCGGCGATGCCGGCGCGCATCTCGTATCACCTCGACCTTCAGGGCCCGGCGATCGCGGTCGACACGGCCTGCTCCAGTTCGCTCGTCGCCATCCACCTCGCCTGCCAGGGGCTGTGGGGCGGTGAGACCGAGATGGCCCTGGCGGGCGGCGTCTCCGTCCAGTGCACGCCTCAGTTCTACCTGCTGGCGGGCCGCGCGGGCATGCTCTCCCCGAGCGGCCGCTGCCACACCTTCGACGACCGGGCCGACGGCTTCGTGCCCGGCGAGGGCGTCGGAGTCCTCGTCCTCAAGCGGCTCAGCGACGCGCTCGCCGACGGCGACCACATCCGCGGCGTCATCAGCGGCTCCGGAATCAACCAGGACGGCGCGTCGAACGGGATCACCGCGCCGAGCGCCGCGTCCCAGGAGCGGCTGGAGACCTCGGTCTACGACGCCTTCGGGATCCGCCCCGACGACATCCAGATGGTGGAGGCGCACGGCACGGGCACCAAGCTCGGTGACCCGATCGAATACCAGGCGCTGAAACGGTCCTTCCGCCGGTACACGGACCGTCGGGACTACTGCGCCCTGGGCTCGGTCAAGTCCAACCTCGGCCACACCGTCACCGCCGCCGGCGTCGCCGGAGCCGTCAAGGTCCTGCTCTCGCTCGAGCACCGGAGCATCCCCCCTCGATCCACTTCGAGCGGGCGAACGCGCACATCGACATGTCCGACAGCCCCTTCTACGTGA